One window of Chitinophagales bacterium genomic DNA carries:
- a CDS encoding L,D-transpeptidase, which translates to MKVQDKANWWEAYRDQAIEQYNYSVEAPLLIVKISSQELYLIQDNKQRKCYAVSASKYGIGSEGGSNKTPLGYHKVKYKFGDDAPLGAIFRGRKFTGEIAKIYTDDTDKEEDHVTTRILWLEGLEPGKNSGKGISSFDRYIYIHGTAEEGLIGKPASHGCIRMKNNEVIELYDLVPEGSIVLIIP; encoded by the coding sequence ATGAAAGTACAGGACAAAGCAAATTGGTGGGAGGCATATCGGGATCAGGCCATTGAGCAATATAATTATTCAGTGGAAGCCCCACTTCTGATTGTTAAAATTTCATCGCAGGAGCTTTATCTTATACAAGACAATAAACAAAGAAAATGCTATGCTGTGTCTGCCAGCAAATACGGCATTGGCAGTGAGGGGGGCAGCAACAAAACGCCTTTGGGTTATCATAAGGTAAAATACAAATTTGGTGATGATGCGCCATTGGGGGCTATTTTTAGGGGAAGAAAATTCACCGGGGAAATTGCCAAAATCTATACCGATGATACCGACAAAGAAGAAGACCATGTGACCACCCGGATTCTTTGGCTGGAAGGTTTGGAACCCGGAAAAAACAGTGGAAAGGGCATCAGCTCCTTCGACCGATACATTTATATTCACGGCACTGCTGAGGAAGGGCTGATCGGAAAGCCGGCCTCGCATGGTTGTATAAGAATGAAGAACAATGAAGTAATCGAACTTTATGATTTGGTGCCCGAAGGCAGTATTGTTTTGATAATTCCATAA